The DNA segment CCGCCTGCCGCACCGCCTCGTCATCCAGCGGCCCGTCCACCAGACCGGAGAACCCGACCGCGACACGCTCGCCACCAATCGACACCAGCTCCACCGACCGCCGCTCCCCTGGCGCGAACCGGACCGTGGCACCACCAGGCAGCGCGAGCCTGCGCCCGTAAGCGGCGGCCCGGTCGAACCGCAGCCGCGGGTTCACCTCGAAGAAGTGGAAGTGCGACGTGATGCTGATCGGCACCTCCCCGGTGTTCATGACGTCCACGCTCACCAGGCCCGACCGTTCCCGCGCGGCGTCGTACGGCCGGCGCTGCGCGGCGGCCGAGGACAGCACGGTGCCGGGAGGCAGCTGTCCGGCCGCGACCGCGTCGAGCTCATCACCGGCCGCCGGACCCGGGGCCGGACCGAACGGGTCGGTCACCACGACCAGACGCGACCCGTCGTCGAACACCGCCTCGACGCTGACGTGACGAAGCCGGAGACCATGCTGGCCACCGCGCCGACGGCGTTGCCGCGCCGCCAGAAGATGCCGAGCATCAGCGTCGGCGCTAGTGGGCATCTCCGGAAGTTCGTCGGGGGCTCAGGTCCAGGCGGTCGGGTCGGCGAGGTAGAGACCGCAGGCTGTGTCGAGGGCCTCCTCGGCGGTACCGCCCATGGAGCCGGTGGGTAGGTATGAGTCTTCGTAGTC comes from the Streptosporangiales bacterium genome and includes:
- the ureB gene encoding urease subunit beta, translated to MPTSADADARHLLAARQRRRRGGQHGLRLRHVSVEAVFDDGSRLVVVTDPFGPAPGPAAGDELDAVAAGQLPPGTVLSSAAAQRRPYDAARERSGLVSVDVMNTGEVPISITSHFHFFEVNPRLRFDRAAAYGRRLALPGGATVRFAPGERRSVELVSIGGERVAVGFSGLVDGPLDDEAVRQAAFRRAREAGLMSEGEA